In Providencia zhijiangensis, a single window of DNA contains:
- a CDS encoding fimbria/pilus outer membrane usher protein yields MAKFNIFHQLIIISCLSSIPTVAFSVEFNTDMLDTKDTQNIDFSQFSQAGFVMPGNYHLTIKVNNERLGNARDITVGAPTSAEDSLFSVVCVPATITDQLGLKPEAVRLIKYRDNDQCIDLSALEGSTMSVDLSTLTLTILIPQSYLEYTDPSWVPPSRWEDGINGFLLDYTLTGSFTNRNSGTKESYLSANGTTGLNLGAWRLRGDYQANYRKSSGNYNNEYSDAIFSRLYAYRSLANIASVLTLGENYFYSAIFDSWQFTGLSLETDENMLPPKLTGYAPEIIGIAQTNATVIVKSHDRIVLETTVPAGPFQIQTLDSSIRGTLDVTVREENGEEQKFSITTAALPYLTRPGQVRYKFAVGKPRYDGRHLEGDMTASGELSYGLNNIWSIYGGSILSKNYQAFSAGFGRDLFTFGSLSFDITQSHAKLLSNTLTGRSYRLSYSKSFDEARTDITFAGYRFSDETYRSLQQTLDERRTGIETQAHKESYQVNINKYFDAFSLGGNYQYNTYWNSQTEEQFGAYINTAFNIAYLGLKNISLTASATRSKRAGYQDDAITLYVTVPLTMGSSMSFSEGYTRDQNGRRSSTHNVGYSGYNDQRSYNLNVGYQTGQYQDSQTSFSGYLSQNFPTASLSANASYVPNEYHTIGGSINGGITLVKEGIAMHQAAYGGTRLVVETPGASNVPLNGGVYKTNRFGLTVLPNVSSYRKTTASINTSKLPNNIEALESVTEATLTRGAIGYRSLNVIQGEKTFARLKLADGTYPPFGASVRNKNNIELGIVGEQGITWIVGVMPNDLLNLYWGNKLQCSTQVTEFKNSAESYPVLICH; encoded by the coding sequence ATGGCTAAATTTAATATTTTTCACCAGTTAATTATTATATCTTGCTTATCCAGTATTCCTACTGTTGCTTTTTCTGTTGAATTTAATACAGATATGCTTGATACCAAAGATACTCAGAATATTGACTTTAGCCAGTTTTCTCAGGCCGGATTTGTTATGCCTGGAAATTATCATCTAACGATTAAAGTCAATAATGAACGTTTGGGTAATGCCCGCGATATTACTGTGGGTGCACCAACTTCTGCTGAAGATTCATTATTTAGCGTTGTCTGTGTTCCGGCAACCATTACAGATCAGCTCGGCTTAAAACCAGAAGCGGTTCGCTTAATTAAATATCGCGATAACGATCAGTGTATCGATTTGTCTGCGCTTGAAGGCAGTACCATGAGCGTGGATTTATCCACGTTAACACTGACGATTTTAATCCCACAAAGTTATCTAGAATATACCGACCCTAGCTGGGTGCCACCTTCTCGCTGGGAAGACGGTATTAACGGTTTCTTACTCGACTACACCTTGACGGGGTCCTTTACCAACCGAAATAGCGGAACCAAAGAGTCCTATTTATCCGCAAACGGAACCACAGGGTTAAACCTCGGTGCGTGGCGTTTACGTGGAGATTACCAAGCGAACTACCGTAAATCATCGGGTAACTATAACAATGAATATAGCGATGCCATATTCAGCCGTTTATATGCTTATCGTTCATTAGCGAATATCGCCTCGGTTCTAACGTTGGGGGAAAACTATTTCTATTCCGCCATTTTTGATTCTTGGCAGTTCACAGGTCTGTCACTAGAGACCGATGAAAATATGCTACCGCCGAAACTGACGGGATATGCCCCAGAGATCATCGGGATTGCACAAACCAACGCAACAGTCATCGTCAAAAGCCATGACCGTATTGTTTTGGAGACTACGGTTCCCGCAGGTCCATTCCAGATCCAAACGTTGGATAGCTCAATCCGTGGAACCTTAGATGTCACGGTACGTGAAGAAAATGGCGAAGAACAAAAGTTCAGCATTACTACCGCGGCGCTACCTTATTTAACGCGCCCTGGACAAGTTCGTTATAAGTTTGCCGTTGGTAAACCGCGTTACGATGGACGTCACCTTGAAGGGGATATGACCGCATCTGGCGAGCTTTCTTATGGACTTAATAATATTTGGTCTATTTATGGTGGTTCGATTTTATCCAAAAACTACCAAGCATTTTCAGCCGGTTTTGGGCGTGACTTATTTACCTTCGGGAGCTTGTCATTTGACATAACACAGTCTCATGCAAAATTACTCAGCAATACCTTAACAGGACGCAGTTACCGTTTAAGTTACTCAAAATCGTTTGATGAGGCGAGAACGGACATTACGTTCGCAGGCTATCGATTCTCGGATGAAACCTATCGTTCATTACAACAAACATTAGACGAACGCCGTACAGGGATTGAAACCCAGGCACACAAAGAGAGCTATCAGGTCAATATCAATAAATATTTTGACGCGTTCTCACTGGGTGGAAACTACCAGTACAACACGTATTGGAATAGCCAAACGGAAGAGCAATTTGGGGCCTATATCAACACCGCCTTCAATATTGCCTATTTAGGGTTAAAAAATATCAGCTTAACCGCATCCGCGACACGCTCCAAAAGAGCGGGATATCAGGATGATGCCATTACGTTATATGTCACCGTTCCCCTCACAATGGGCAGCAGCATGAGCTTCTCTGAGGGTTATACACGTGACCAAAATGGACGCCGTTCTTCAACCCATAACGTGGGCTATAGCGGCTACAACGATCAGCGTAGTTATAACCTGAACGTAGGTTACCAAACGGGACAGTATCAAGACTCACAAACCAGTTTCAGTGGTTATTTGAGCCAGAACTTCCCAACGGCATCACTCTCAGCCAATGCCAGTTATGTTCCCAATGAGTACCACACCATTGGTGGGTCGATTAACGGCGGGATCACATTGGTCAAAGAAGGAATTGCGATGCATCAGGCAGCCTATGGTGGAACGCGCTTAGTCGTTGAAACACCGGGAGCGAGCAACGTGCCATTAAACGGCGGTGTTTATAAAACTAACCGCTTTGGCTTAACCGTACTCCCTAACGTAAGTAGCTATCGCAAGACAACAGCATCAATTAATACCAGTAAATTACCGAACAATATCGAAGCGTTAGAGAGCGTTACCGAAGCCACATTAACTCGTGGAGCCATCGGTTATCGCAGCCTTAATGTTATCCAAGGGGAAAAAACCTTTGCCCGTTTAAAACTGGCAGACGGTACTTATCCACCCTTTGGCGCCAGTGTGCGTAATAAAAATAACATTGAGCTCGGCATTGTTGGTGAGCAAGGGATCACATGGATTGTCGGCGTGATGCCAAATGACCTGCTTAACCTTTACTGGGGAAATAAATTGCAATGCAGCACGCAAGTCACTGAGTTTAAAAACAGTGCGGAAAGCTACCCTGTATTAATTTGTCATTAG
- a CDS encoding fimbrial protein: MRNLSFLWSTLLLAPFISNAEYTVDGGIRGETVMRGYIVAAPCSIETDSQYQYINYDLVSKSDINTEEAKNNNRKTFNIKLNNCISEYDKDNSKGIKIKFFANSDIYNNAIKLSGPTDGVVVYIYDTNNNLVTPNKSYSISNSAIYFDSKTKISFLKYETEIDTINNEIEPGNYFATIKFNVSYD, from the coding sequence ATGCGAAATTTATCTTTCTTATGGTCAACACTATTATTAGCTCCTTTTATTTCTAATGCAGAATATACAGTTGATGGTGGTATTCGTGGTGAAACTGTTATGCGCGGATATATTGTTGCAGCTCCCTGTTCAATAGAAACAGACAGCCAATATCAATATATTAATTATGATCTTGTTTCTAAAAGTGACATCAACACAGAAGAAGCAAAAAATAACAATAGAAAAACATTCAACATTAAATTAAATAACTGCATTAGTGAATATGACAAAGATAATAGCAAAGGCATAAAAATTAAATTCTTTGCTAATAGCGATATCTACAACAATGCAATAAAACTATCAGGCCCCACGGATGGCGTCGTTGTCTATATTTATGACACCAATAACAATTTGGTCACTCCGAATAAATCGTATTCTATTTCAAATAGCGCCATTTACTTTGATAGCAAAACAAAAATCAGCTTTTTGAAATATGAAACAGAAATTGACACCATTAATAATGAGATTGAACCCGGAAATTACTTTGCCACGATTAAATTCAATGTGAGTTACGACTAA
- a CDS encoding fimbrial protein — protein sequence MKLNKLSVAVLFAASTLSASVLASGNTGELHFSGQVVNSPCNIESESTKQEVPFGQLSRASLEAGNAAEKDISIKLKECNFDEFSKDTEGKWVAVKDIKITFGGKNYVGTNKEFLGVTGTANNVGIQIKDFKFDEAQSVLNQIRNRQGENVLEFTALAKRVDASTPVTEGEFNSIADFKITYE from the coding sequence ATGAAATTAAATAAATTATCTGTTGCTGTTTTATTTGCAGCTTCTACTCTGTCTGCTTCTGTTTTAGCTAGCGGTAACACTGGTGAATTACATTTCAGCGGTCAAGTAGTTAACTCTCCATGTAATATCGAATCAGAAAGCACCAAACAAGAAGTTCCATTTGGTCAACTGTCACGTGCTTCTTTAGAAGCAGGTAATGCAGCAGAGAAAGATATCTCTATTAAATTAAAAGAGTGTAACTTCGACGAATTCAGTAAGGATACTGAAGGTAAATGGGTTGCAGTTAAAGATATCAAAATCACTTTCGGTGGTAAAAACTACGTTGGTACTAATAAAGAGTTCTTAGGCGTGACTGGTACCGCTAATAACGTTGGTATTCAAATTAAAGATTTTAAATTTGATGAAGCTCAATCTGTACTGAACCAAATTCGTAACAGACAAGGTGAAAACGTTCTGGAATTTACTGCATTAGCAAAACGTGTTGATGCTTCTACTCCAGTAACTGAAGGTGAATTCAACTCTATCGCTGACTTCAAAATCACTTACGAATAA
- a CDS encoding FidL-like protein: MSNKKSVRAFWLLIISTILVFISSYVYYKNSTAIVPSCRATLKIDISDSRSDLKGYYLLSIIPNENDPEHHTFVMNGTISNDGKSYVIARKFYMKYVYQGGHFFSQVERVVIDPNDQAQNKVKIRGIPQEGQIYFVNIKRLSEKNYIFEENFSPLFICTI, from the coding sequence ATGTCAAATAAGAAATCTGTCAGGGCTTTTTGGCTACTGATTATTTCAACCATCTTAGTCTTCATTAGTAGCTATGTTTATTATAAAAACAGCACCGCCATTGTCCCAAGTTGCAGAGCAACATTAAAAATTGATATTTCAGACAGCCGTTCAGACTTAAAAGGCTATTACCTACTTAGCATTATTCCAAATGAGAATGACCCTGAGCATCATACTTTTGTGATGAATGGAACCATCAGCAATGATGGCAAAAGTTATGTTATCGCTCGTAAATTTTATATGAAATATGTCTACCAAGGTGGGCATTTTTTCTCACAAGTCGAACGAGTTGTTATTGATCCTAATGACCAAGCTCAAAATAAAGTAAAAATACGGGGTATTCCGCAAGAAGGGCAAATTTATTTTGTGAACATAAAGCGTTTGAGCGAAAAAAACTATATTTTTGAAGAGAACTTCTCCCCTCTTTTTATTTGCACAATTTAA
- a CDS encoding winged helix-turn-helix domain-containing protein has protein sequence MKYLINNIIYDSHQGLLYRDNIGDAIKLTTTLNRLLLVLVQNNGEVLDRETLLSRVWDEHNQVASDNNLNSSISVLRRHLSSFCEDEIITTIPKVGIKLNAQLQLQLLSSELNHDVQQKEPQEILLNEPHKAAVIEETPKEKVQTVKKKSYILNNRFIELALVVIIIFCLLYLFKSYFFATRTEYPEVGRIDQCSIRYINSYHKPDMTTISFTDLQNQLTRLNIDCKKPATLFYYNVGIVTNDKNLYDNFLFLSYCPNTPKDSTTVSCENFYVK, from the coding sequence ATGAAATATCTTATAAATAATATTATTTATGACAGCCATCAGGGGTTGTTATATCGCGATAATATCGGCGATGCAATTAAACTAACTACCACACTAAACCGCTTATTATTGGTGTTAGTGCAAAATAATGGTGAGGTTTTAGATCGTGAAACATTATTAAGCCGAGTGTGGGATGAACACAACCAAGTTGCATCCGATAATAACCTTAACAGTAGCATTTCTGTTTTACGCCGTCATTTGTCCTCATTTTGTGAGGATGAAATAATTACGACTATACCTAAAGTGGGTATCAAGCTTAATGCGCAATTGCAGTTGCAGTTGCTATCATCAGAATTAAATCATGATGTCCAACAAAAAGAACCTCAAGAAATATTACTTAATGAACCACATAAAGCAGCCGTTATAGAAGAAACACCAAAAGAAAAAGTGCAAACAGTAAAGAAAAAAAGTTACATTCTCAATAACCGTTTTATTGAGCTAGCCTTAGTTGTGATTATTATTTTTTGCTTACTTTATCTTTTTAAAAGCTATTTTTTTGCTACGCGAACAGAATATCCTGAGGTGGGTCGCATTGATCAGTGCAGCATACGCTATATTAATAGCTACCATAAACCCGATATGACGACGATTAGTTTTACTGATTTACAAAACCAGTTAACACGGTTAAACATTGATTGCAAAAAGCCGGCTACATTATTTTATTACAATGTCGGAATCGTCACGAATGATAAAAACCTCTATGATAACTTTTTATTTTTATCTTATTGTCCTAACACCCCCAAAGATAGTACAACAGTGAGTTGTGAGAATTTTTATGTCAAATAA
- the hpaC gene encoding 4-hydroxyphenylacetate 3-monooxygenase, reductase component, producing the protein MSLENEHRLRFRDAMASLGAAVNIVTTDGSEGRCGITATAVCSVTDTPPTLMVCVNRNSSMNAVFQKNGRLCVNVLNHDQEDLACHFAGMKGSTMDERFGWDMWDKGILEQPLLRNALANLEGEITQVQDIGTHSVYMVEMKKIVVSDDGHGLVYFKRKFHPVLHKILEHTA; encoded by the coding sequence ATGTCTTTAGAAAATGAACATCGCTTACGTTTCAGAGATGCGATGGCAAGTCTCGGTGCCGCTGTTAACATCGTCACCACGGATGGTTCAGAAGGCCGTTGCGGTATTACTGCCACTGCGGTTTGTTCTGTGACTGATACGCCACCAACTTTGATGGTATGTGTTAACCGCAACAGCTCTATGAATGCGGTTTTTCAAAAGAATGGCCGCCTATGCGTTAACGTTCTCAACCATGATCAAGAAGATTTAGCTTGTCACTTTGCGGGCATGAAAGGCTCGACAATGGATGAGCGCTTTGGATGGGATATGTGGGATAAAGGTATTTTAGAACAACCATTGTTAAGAAATGCCCTTGCTAATCTTGAAGGTGAAATTACCCAAGTACAAGATATTGGCACTCACTCTGTCTATATGGTTGAGATGAAAAAGATTGTTGTTAGCGATGATGGACATGGCTTGGTCTATTTTAAACGTAAATTCCATCCCGTTTTGCATAAAATCTTAGAGCATACAGCCTAA
- the hpaB gene encoding 4-hydroxyphenylacetate 3-monooxygenase, oxygenase component, which yields MKPEDFRSDAKRPFNSQEYLKSLQDGREIYIYGERVKDVTTHPAFRNSATSIGQLYDALHDKSTHDQLCWGTDTGNGGYTHKFFRFAKSADDLRQQRDAIADWSRQSYGWMGRTPDYKAAFASCLGANPEYYGQFADNARNWYKRIQESGLYFNHAIVNPPIDRHKPADEVKDVYIKLEKETDAGIIVSGAKVVATNSALTHYNFIGFGSAQVMGDNPDFALMFVAPMDADGVKLISRASYELVAGATGAPFDYPLSSRFDENDAILVMDHVLIPWENVLIYRDFDRARNWAVQGGFARLFPLQACVRLAVKLDFITGLLQKSLECTGVIDFRGVQADLGEVVAWRNLFWSLTDAMCSEAKAWEGGAFLPDTQAIQTYRVMAPMAYTKIKNIIESNVTSGLIYLPSSVRDMNNPEIDKYLAKYVRGSNGMDHVERIKILKLMWDAIGSEFGGRHELYEINYAGSQDEIRLQCLRHAYGSGNMKAMTDMVDRCLSDYDQHGWKRPHLHNNNDINLLDSLLK from the coding sequence ATGAAACCAGAAGATTTTCGTTCCGATGCTAAGCGCCCATTTAATAGCCAAGAATATCTAAAAAGTTTGCAAGATGGTCGCGAGATTTATATCTATGGTGAGCGTGTTAAAGATGTCACCACGCACCCTGCTTTTCGTAACTCAGCAACTTCAATAGGACAGTTATATGATGCGCTTCATGATAAATCGACTCATGACCAGCTTTGCTGGGGCACAGATACAGGTAACGGCGGGTACACCCACAAATTCTTCCGCTTCGCAAAAAGTGCCGATGACTTACGCCAACAACGCGACGCCATCGCAGATTGGTCACGCCAAAGCTACGGATGGATGGGACGCACTCCAGACTATAAGGCGGCATTCGCCAGCTGTTTAGGGGCTAACCCAGAATATTATGGTCAGTTTGCCGACAACGCACGCAACTGGTACAAACGCATTCAAGAGAGCGGCTTATACTTTAACCATGCGATTGTTAACCCACCTATCGATCGCCATAAGCCTGCCGATGAAGTTAAAGATGTTTATATAAAGCTAGAAAAAGAAACTGATGCAGGTATTATCGTCAGCGGTGCAAAAGTTGTTGCAACCAACTCTGCGTTAACACACTACAACTTTATCGGTTTTGGTTCTGCACAAGTCATGGGTGATAACCCTGATTTTGCTCTGATGTTTGTTGCACCAATGGATGCGGACGGTGTGAAATTAATTTCCCGTGCATCTTATGAATTAGTTGCTGGTGCAACAGGGGCTCCGTTTGATTACCCGTTATCAAGCCGTTTTGATGAGAATGATGCCATTCTGGTCATGGATCATGTGTTAATTCCATGGGAAAACGTACTGATTTATCGTGATTTCGACCGTGCTCGTAACTGGGCGGTACAAGGTGGCTTTGCTCGTCTGTTCCCATTACAAGCTTGTGTACGTTTAGCCGTCAAACTGGACTTCATTACAGGTCTTCTACAAAAGAGCCTTGAATGTACGGGTGTTATTGATTTCCGTGGAGTTCAAGCGGATCTCGGTGAAGTGGTTGCTTGGCGTAACCTGTTCTGGTCACTGACTGATGCTATGTGTTCAGAAGCAAAAGCTTGGGAAGGCGGCGCGTTCCTGCCAGATACTCAAGCCATCCAAACGTATCGCGTTATGGCACCAATGGCCTACACCAAAATCAAGAATATCATCGAAAGTAACGTAACAAGTGGTTTGATCTATCTGCCATCAAGCGTTCGTGATATGAATAACCCAGAGATTGACAAATATCTGGCAAAATATGTTCGCGGTTCAAATGGGATGGATCACGTTGAACGTATTAAAATTTTAAAATTAATGTGGGATGCTATCGGTAGTGAATTCGGTGGTCGCCACGAGCTGTATGAAATTAACTACGCGGGAAGCCAAGACGAAATTCGTCTGCAATGTCTGCGTCATGCATACGGTTCTGGCAACATGAAAGCCATGACAGACATGGTTGACCGCTGCCTGTCTGACTATGATCAGCACGGCTGGAAGCGCCCTCACCTGCACAACAACAACGATATTAATCTGTTAGATTCGCTGCTGAAGTAA
- the hpaA gene encoding 4-hydroxyphenylacetate catabolism regulatory protein HpaA, with the protein MTGITNIDIGKDYDDVLGNDDVHYQTFGKLAAFFGRDMPAHRHDGYFQLHYLVTGHITLQLDESRYSVQAPLFILTPPSVAHAFFTQEDTDGHVLTVRQDLISPLLESLYSANLDRVDIPAICLSVADKPQDIETFNHYWDLMARESANNYIGRDQVLSSLAQALFTFLLRSVPLDEHHVSGVRGEHRLFQRFNQLIDMHYREHLSVPDYADKLGVTESRLKDMCRRFANRPPKKLIFDRILREAKRMLLFCDISVSEIAYQLGFKDPAYFARFFNRSEGTSPSQWREQNIH; encoded by the coding sequence ATGACGGGCATTACAAACATAGATATTGGGAAGGACTACGATGACGTCCTGGGCAACGACGACGTCCACTACCAAACCTTCGGCAAACTCGCCGCCTTCTTCGGCCGCGACATGCCTGCTCATCGTCACGATGGCTATTTTCAATTACACTATTTAGTCACTGGGCATATTACGCTTCAGCTGGATGAGTCCCGTTATTCTGTGCAGGCACCACTATTTATTTTAACCCCCCCTTCTGTCGCCCATGCGTTTTTTACCCAAGAAGATACTGACGGGCATGTACTAACCGTACGGCAAGATTTAATTTCGCCACTATTGGAATCACTTTATTCTGCCAACCTGGACAGAGTCGATATTCCGGCGATTTGTTTATCTGTCGCGGATAAACCCCAAGATATTGAAACTTTTAATCATTATTGGGATTTAATGGCGCGGGAATCTGCCAATAACTATATTGGTCGAGACCAAGTGTTATCTTCACTTGCCCAAGCCCTATTCACCTTTTTACTGCGCTCTGTCCCCCTTGACGAGCACCATGTTAGCGGCGTGCGTGGTGAACATCGATTATTCCAACGTTTTAACCAGCTTATCGATATGCATTATCGCGAGCATCTCTCTGTCCCTGATTATGCGGATAAACTCGGCGTCACCGAATCTCGCTTAAAAGATATGTGTCGGCGATTTGCCAACCGCCCTCCGAAGAAACTCATTTTTGATAGGATTTTACGAGAAGCCAAACGCATGCTGCTCTTTTGCGATATCTCCGTTTCTGAAATTGCCTATCAACTTGGATTTAAAGATCCAGCCTATTTTGCCCGCTTTTTTAATCGTTCAGAGGGTACCTCACCGAGCCAATGGCGCGAGCAAAATATCCACTAA
- the hpaX gene encoding 4-hydroxyphenylacetate permease — MSHSQNVASNNPAEQHKNLTEPQQRVINKLFKRLIVFLFVLFVFSFLDRINIGFAGLTMGKDIGLTSTMFGLAATLFYATYVIFGIPSNIMLGIVGARRWIATIMVLWGIASTATMFATGPTSLYILRMLVGIAEAGFLPGILVYLTYWFPAYFRARANALFMIAMPVTMAFGSLASGYILGLDGVLDLKGWQWLFLLEGFPSVLLGILVWFYLDDSPKKAKWLTQEDKDTLQEMMDKDQLELVQPHGSKSQTALQNSSLWKEIFTPVILMYTVAYFCLTNTLSAINIWTPQIMQSFNQGSSNAMIGLLTAIPQFCTILGMIYWSRRSDRLQERKMHTALPYLFAAAGWIIAAMTHQPMIQLLGIIMASTGSFTAMAVFWTTPDQSISLRARAIGIAVINATGNIGSAVSPLLIGWLKDQTGSFNSGLYFVAGLLVVGAILVIAIPMKNSRPRATP; from the coding sequence ATGAGTCATTCACAGAATGTTGCTAGTAACAATCCTGCAGAGCAACATAAGAACCTTACCGAACCGCAACAGCGGGTGATCAATAAACTTTTTAAACGACTGATCGTATTTCTGTTCGTTCTGTTTGTTTTCTCGTTCTTAGACCGGATTAATATCGGCTTTGCGGGACTAACAATGGGGAAAGACATCGGTCTGACGTCTACCATGTTTGGTCTAGCGGCCACCCTGTTTTATGCGACTTACGTTATTTTTGGTATTCCAAGTAACATCATGCTCGGCATTGTCGGCGCTCGTCGCTGGATTGCCACTATCATGGTGTTATGGGGTATCGCCTCTACCGCAACAATGTTCGCCACTGGGCCAACCAGTTTATATATTCTGCGTATGCTGGTGGGTATTGCTGAAGCCGGTTTCTTACCAGGGATTTTAGTTTACTTAACTTACTGGTTCCCCGCTTATTTCCGTGCTCGTGCTAACGCTCTATTTATGATTGCAATGCCTGTCACCATGGCATTTGGCTCGCTAGCTTCTGGTTATATTCTGGGACTGGATGGCGTTTTAGATCTGAAAGGCTGGCAGTGGTTATTTTTACTGGAAGGTTTCCCATCTGTTCTGCTGGGTATTTTAGTGTGGTTTTATCTGGATGATTCTCCGAAGAAAGCGAAATGGCTAACTCAGGAAGATAAAGACACACTGCAAGAGATGATGGATAAAGATCAATTAGAATTAGTACAGCCACACGGTTCAAAAAGCCAGACTGCACTGCAAAATAGCAGCCTGTGGAAAGAGATTTTCACCCCTGTGATCTTAATGTATACCGTTGCCTATTTCTGTCTAACTAACACACTGAGCGCCATTAATATTTGGACGCCACAAATTATGCAGAGTTTTAATCAGGGCAGCAGTAATGCCATGATTGGGCTATTAACGGCGATCCCTCAGTTCTGTACGATTTTAGGGATGATTTATTGGAGTCGCCGTTCGGATCGCTTGCAAGAGCGTAAGATGCACACTGCGTTGCCGTATTTGTTTGCGGCGGCAGGTTGGATCATTGCAGCAATGACTCATCAGCCGATGATCCAATTATTGGGGATCATTATGGCGTCTACAGGTTCGTTTACTGCGATGGCAGTTTTCTGGACCACGCCAGATCAGTCGATCAGTTTACGCGCTCGCGCAATCGGTATTGCCGTAATCAACGCAACAGGTAATATAGGCTCCGCGGTTAGCCCACTGTTAATCGGTTGGTTGAAAGATCAAACGGGTAGCTTCAATTCCGGTCTCTATTTTGTAGCCGGTTTGCTGGTCGTCGGTGCCATTCTGGTCATCGCCATCCCAATGAAAAACTCAAGACCAAGAGCCACACCGTAA